The following are encoded together in the Thalassolituus oleivorans MIL-1 genome:
- a CDS encoding DUF481 domain-containing protein, which yields MLKQTTLLAALLATPFAVMAAEEQGPWTGAAELGTIFTSGNTETQSINGNFGVKHDGEVWDSELKLQALTSKEDGTTSKEKYSGLVQFDRNYTEHSYLAIVAQQERARFSGYTYQSTISAGYGYRIINEDNMELDAEIGPGYRRDKLEATDEIQEEAIGRFALSYNWTIREGVKFVELFSVESGDSNTIYKSETGLQSQINGSLATKLTYKVKYVEEVPADKENTDSEFGVTLVYSF from the coding sequence ATGCTGAAGCAAACAACCCTACTGGCTGCCCTATTGGCAACTCCGTTCGCCGTCATGGCTGCTGAAGAACAAGGACCTTGGACTGGTGCCGCAGAACTTGGAACTATTTTCACCTCAGGCAACACCGAAACCCAAAGTATCAATGGTAACTTCGGCGTAAAACACGACGGTGAAGTATGGGATTCGGAACTTAAGCTACAAGCTTTAACCAGTAAGGAAGACGGTACAACATCGAAAGAAAAGTACAGCGGCCTAGTGCAGTTCGATCGCAACTACACTGAGCACTCTTACTTGGCTATTGTCGCTCAGCAAGAACGCGCGCGCTTTAGTGGTTATACTTATCAGTCGACCATATCAGCTGGTTACGGTTATCGTATTATCAATGAAGATAATATGGAGCTGGATGCTGAAATCGGTCCTGGTTACCGTCGTGACAAGCTCGAAGCAACGGATGAAATCCAAGAAGAAGCTATTGGTCGTTTCGCACTGAGCTACAATTGGACCATTCGTGAAGGCGTTAAATTCGTTGAGTTATTTTCAGTAGAATCTGGCGACAGCAACACCATCTACAAGTCAGAAACCGGTTTACAAAGCCAAATCAATGGCAGTCTTGCCACTAAGCTGACCTACAAAGTGAAGTACGTTGAAGAAGTACCAGCCGACAAAGAAAACACCGACAGCGAATTTGGTGTGACACTGGTTTACAGCTTCTAA
- a CDS encoding MFS transporter, which yields MANKSLSSQLYEKLVNEEDARACETIGTEACKEAPGNFIKMLLSLFLSKLGDALINPKITLPWVMQTIGAPAYLLGWLVPIRESGSLLPQLAIASVIRRMPVRKWVWVVGSILQAMAVLGIALVAWRLEGSLAGWLVIGLLVIFSLARGLNSVASKDVLGKTIPKSQRGSLNGWSASGAGLITLAMGAALALGLSDNSDVGMYVLGFVGAAILWGLAAIVYAGVEEQAGEVDGGRNGLLQAFKRLSLMQTDVRFRHFVLTRSLLLCSALSAPFIVVMAQQNIGASIGIMALFLMASGAASLFSGPFWGRFADTSSRRVMISSGLMAALVGLLVVACESLAQPWLASLWLLPGLYFVLSVAHQGVRLGRKTYVVNMAEGNQRTDYVSISNTIIGVVLLLVGGVGSLTPIIGLSGVILILSVMGVAGSWMAVRLPEVE from the coding sequence ATGGCGAATAAATCATTGTCGTCGCAGCTATATGAAAAGCTCGTTAATGAAGAGGACGCACGCGCTTGCGAAACAATTGGAACCGAAGCGTGCAAAGAAGCGCCGGGTAACTTTATTAAAATGTTACTCAGTTTATTCCTATCGAAACTGGGCGATGCGCTCATTAATCCAAAAATCACGTTACCTTGGGTGATGCAAACCATTGGTGCACCGGCTTATTTGTTGGGGTGGTTAGTGCCTATTCGCGAATCGGGATCTTTACTGCCGCAATTAGCAATTGCTAGCGTTATAAGAAGAATGCCGGTGAGAAAGTGGGTTTGGGTGGTCGGTAGTATATTGCAAGCGATGGCCGTCCTCGGTATTGCTTTGGTCGCTTGGCGACTGGAAGGCAGCTTGGCCGGTTGGTTGGTGATTGGCTTATTGGTGATCTTTAGTTTGGCTCGTGGATTAAATTCTGTTGCATCGAAAGATGTGCTGGGTAAAACCATTCCTAAGTCGCAGCGTGGCAGTTTGAATGGCTGGTCGGCAAGTGGTGCGGGCTTAATTACGCTGGCGATGGGCGCGGCCTTGGCATTAGGCCTTAGTGATAACTCTGACGTCGGTATGTATGTCTTAGGTTTTGTTGGTGCTGCAATTTTGTGGGGGCTAGCAGCCATAGTTTATGCGGGTGTGGAGGAGCAGGCAGGTGAAGTTGATGGCGGACGCAATGGTCTTTTGCAAGCGTTTAAGCGCTTATCGCTTATGCAAACAGATGTACGCTTCCGCCACTTTGTATTAACCCGCTCATTATTATTGTGCTCTGCATTAAGCGCACCTTTTATCGTTGTAATGGCGCAACAAAATATCGGCGCAAGTATCGGTATTATGGCGTTGTTTTTGATGGCAAGTGGTGCAGCGAGTTTATTTTCTGGGCCGTTTTGGGGGCGTTTCGCCGATACTTCTAGTCGTCGTGTGATGATTTCATCAGGTTTGATGGCGGCACTTGTTGGCTTGCTCGTCGTAGCATGCGAGTCGTTAGCACAACCTTGGCTAGCAAGTTTGTGGTTATTGCCGGGCTTGTATTTTGTCTTAAGCGTTGCCCATCAAGGTGTGCGGTTGGGACGTAAAACCTATGTCGTGAATATGGCTGAGGGTAATCAACGGACCGATTATGTGTCCATCAGTAATACCATTATTGGCGTGGTTTTATTACTTGTTGGGGGTGTTGGTAGCTTGACTCCCATTATCGGTTTAAGCGGCGTTATTTTGATTTTGTCGGTGATGGGCGTCGCAGGAAGCTGGATGGCAGTGCGGCTACCAGAGGTCGAATGA
- a CDS encoding MATE family efflux transporter — protein sequence MRNAILGGPIAATLHQLTRPMIIGILAMMFFSLVDAWFVSLLGTTSLAAVSFAQPVTMVISNMAIGLGIALSALIARAVGVDDTLSLRRALTSGLMLSFVLGTVLWLIGVLNHDALFRAMGADAELLPEIWAYMVYWWPGSILLLALMMQNASLRAMGNTKLPSLMMLAAAMLNAMLDPLLIFGLGPIPAMGIGGASLASGICWAIVLGVIMQQQIRQGYVSFVELTLKQMLALWRRLLELGIPAMITNLLVPVAGAILLSMIANSGEAAVAGFGVGMRFDSFLLSLVLALTATLPAFIAQNHAAGNDDRIWLVMNYSLRLVVIAQLSICAVLWLVAEPLAQLFSEDAEVVKVTVMYLHWLPLGYIGMGIVLCVNAALNSLQRTVISMVLNTVRLFVFYVLGAVIGLQLDGVRGLLIGAALGNLLAGGIVWWLMLRMQSRGELSFGSFQLSLDRISRH from the coding sequence TTGAGAAACGCTATTCTAGGTGGGCCAATTGCGGCTACGTTGCATCAACTCACACGCCCAATGATTATTGGTATTTTGGCGATGATGTTCTTCAGTCTCGTCGATGCGTGGTTTGTTAGCTTGCTCGGTACGACAAGTCTGGCAGCCGTCAGTTTTGCTCAGCCAGTGACTATGGTGATCAGCAATATGGCGATTGGCTTAGGCATAGCGTTGTCGGCATTGATCGCTAGAGCAGTGGGTGTTGACGACACACTGAGCCTGCGACGGGCGCTAACCTCCGGCCTAATGTTGAGTTTTGTTTTGGGTACAGTGCTTTGGCTTATTGGAGTACTCAATCATGATGCTTTGTTTAGGGCGATGGGTGCCGATGCCGAGTTGTTGCCAGAAATCTGGGCATACATGGTGTATTGGTGGCCGGGATCGATTCTTCTGCTGGCGCTCATGATGCAAAATGCCTCGTTGCGAGCAATGGGCAACACTAAGTTACCGTCATTGATGATGTTGGCCGCCGCTATGCTCAATGCCATGCTTGATCCATTGCTTATTTTTGGTTTGGGGCCAATTCCTGCAATGGGCATTGGCGGTGCATCTTTGGCAAGCGGGATTTGCTGGGCCATTGTTTTAGGTGTCATTATGCAGCAACAAATTCGCCAGGGTTATGTGTCATTTGTGGAGTTAACACTGAAACAAATGCTGGCCTTGTGGCGACGGCTGCTTGAGCTGGGAATTCCAGCAATGATCACCAATCTACTAGTGCCTGTGGCTGGTGCCATCTTGCTTTCTATGATTGCTAATTCGGGCGAGGCAGCTGTTGCCGGTTTTGGCGTTGGTATGCGCTTTGACTCTTTCCTCTTGTCGTTAGTTTTAGCCCTGACGGCGACGCTTCCGGCCTTTATCGCTCAGAATCATGCGGCTGGTAATGATGATCGTATTTGGTTGGTTATGAATTACAGCCTGCGATTAGTTGTTATCGCGCAACTCAGTATTTGCGCTGTGTTATGGCTAGTAGCAGAACCGCTAGCGCAGCTCTTTTCGGAGGATGCTGAGGTGGTGAAAGTTACCGTTATGTACCTACACTGGTTGCCTTTGGGTTACATAGGTATGGGGATAGTGTTATGTGTAAACGCGGCCTTGAACTCATTGCAAAGAACCGTGATTTCGATGGTGTTAAACACGGTAAGGCTATTTGTGTTTTATGTGTTGGGCGCTGTCATTGGTTTACAACTGGATGGTGTACGCGGTTTGCTAATTGGTGCTGCTTTGGGAAATTTATTGGCCGGTGGCATCGTCTGGTGGTTGATGCTCCGTATGCAATCTCGTGGAGAGTTAAGCTTTGGTTCCTTTCAGCTATCGCTTGATAGGATTTCTCGCCACTAA
- a CDS encoding DUF962 domain-containing protein: protein MTHPDKQSDQRFSTFAEFYPYYLAEHGNPICRGLHYVGSAIALGVLLYCLVSGNYIMLPLTLLAGYGFAWIGHFFFEHNRPATFIYPRWSFIGDWVMLKDFLTGQLPQKLAAFKAPPRD, encoded by the coding sequence ATGACTCACCCAGATAAGCAAAGCGACCAGCGCTTTAGTACATTTGCAGAATTCTACCCCTACTACTTAGCCGAACATGGCAATCCAATCTGCCGCGGACTGCATTATGTCGGTTCAGCAATTGCCTTGGGAGTGCTGCTGTACTGCCTTGTAAGCGGTAATTACATAATGCTGCCATTAACATTACTAGCAGGCTATGGCTTTGCTTGGATTGGCCACTTTTTCTTTGAACACAATCGTCCTGCGACGTTCATTTATCCACGCTGGAGCTTTATTGGGGATTGGGTAATGTTAAAAGACTTTTTGACAGGCCAATTACCACAAAAATTAGCAGCCTTTAAAGCACCGCCACGCGATTAA
- the rpiA gene encoding ribose-5-phosphate isomerase RpiA, with protein sequence MTQDELKRAVGQAAVDLIKPQLDDNSIVGVGTGSTANCFIDALASIKHLFDGAVASSEASAQRLRDHGIHVYDLNAVDSLDVYIDGADEINDRLEMIKGGGAALTREKIVAAVAKQFICVADETKLVGLMGTFPLPVEVIPMARSYVARELVKLGGDPTWREGVITDNGNVILDVYNMQISSPADLETRINQITGVVTNGLFALRPADVLLLGTQDGVKTIRGA encoded by the coding sequence ATGACCCAAGACGAACTGAAACGCGCCGTTGGCCAAGCCGCGGTCGATCTCATCAAACCCCAACTCGACGACAACAGCATTGTCGGTGTTGGTACTGGCTCTACCGCCAACTGTTTCATCGATGCTCTGGCCAGCATCAAACACTTGTTTGATGGCGCGGTTGCTAGCTCCGAAGCGTCAGCACAGCGTCTGCGTGATCATGGTATTCACGTGTACGATCTAAATGCCGTAGACAGCCTTGATGTTTACATTGATGGCGCTGATGAGATCAATGATCGTCTTGAAATGATCAAAGGTGGTGGTGCGGCACTGACGCGTGAAAAGATCGTTGCCGCGGTGGCAAAACAATTTATCTGCGTCGCCGATGAAACAAAACTGGTGGGTTTGATGGGCACTTTTCCACTACCGGTCGAAGTTATTCCAATGGCGCGTTCATATGTGGCGCGCGAATTGGTCAAACTGGGCGGTGACCCAACTTGGCGTGAAGGCGTAATTACCGACAACGGCAATGTCATTTTAGATGTGTACAACATGCAGATCAGTTCACCCGCTGACTTGGAAACCCGCATCAACCAAATTACCGGTGTTGTCACCAATGGTTTGTTTGCTCTGCGTCCAGCGGATGTATTGCTCCTAGGAACTCAAGATGGCGTTAAAACCATTCGTGGCGCATAA
- the ilvA gene encoding threonine ammonia-lyase, biosynthetic, translating to MRALRITFLALSALDTRMLNDYLKKILAARVYDVAIESPLHVANFLSERLGNQIWVKREDKQPVYSFKLRGAYNKVVQLTDAEKAAGVIAASAGNHAQGLALAAKELGIKAIIVMPRTTPEIKVMSVKARGAKVVLFGDSFDEALAHSQKLVEEKGYTYIHPYDDPDIIAGQGTVGMEILRQLSTAPDAIFIPVGGGGLCAGIAAFVKALAPQVRIVAVESTESACLAAALAAKDRVVLPQVGIFADGVAVAQIGKHTWEVCKDHVDEVITCTPDEICAAIKDIFDDTRAICEPAGALALAGLKKYVEREQCRDQNLVTIMSGANMNFDRLRYISEVAEIGEGREVILAVTIPEEPGSFQRFCSLLGKRPITEFNYRFADEGKAQIYVGVKVGAEVGARDALLAELHGDDYPVLDITDNEIAKYHIRHMVGGHAPAAVTDERVYRFEFPERPGALLNFLRKLGKKFNISLFHYRNHGAAFGRVLVGLQVTDDKRDQLHGYLEELGYGYWDETENTAYQLFLR from the coding sequence ATGCGCGCCTTGCGTATTACATTTTTGGCACTCTCCGCATTGGATACCCGTATGTTGAACGATTACCTCAAAAAAATACTCGCAGCGCGCGTCTATGATGTCGCCATAGAGTCCCCCTTGCATGTCGCTAACTTCTTAAGTGAGCGATTGGGTAATCAAATTTGGGTCAAGCGTGAAGATAAGCAGCCAGTGTACTCGTTTAAGTTGCGCGGTGCTTACAACAAGGTGGTGCAATTAACCGATGCGGAAAAAGCCGCCGGTGTGATCGCTGCCAGCGCGGGCAACCATGCGCAAGGCTTAGCATTAGCAGCGAAAGAGCTTGGCATTAAGGCCATTATTGTTATGCCGCGTACGACACCCGAAATCAAAGTGATGTCGGTAAAAGCCCGTGGCGCTAAGGTTGTTCTTTTTGGCGATTCGTTTGATGAAGCGTTAGCGCACTCGCAAAAGCTGGTGGAGGAGAAAGGCTACACCTACATCCACCCGTATGATGATCCCGATATCATTGCTGGCCAAGGTACCGTAGGAATGGAGATTCTGCGTCAGCTAAGTACAGCCCCTGATGCCATTTTTATTCCGGTAGGTGGTGGTGGCCTGTGTGCGGGCATCGCCGCTTTTGTAAAAGCACTAGCACCGCAAGTTCGTATCGTTGCTGTCGAAAGCACCGAATCGGCATGCTTAGCGGCAGCCCTTGCGGCGAAAGATCGAGTGGTCTTGCCACAGGTTGGTATTTTTGCTGATGGCGTCGCTGTCGCTCAAATCGGTAAGCACACATGGGAAGTTTGCAAAGATCATGTTGATGAAGTCATCACCTGTACGCCGGATGAGATCTGTGCGGCGATTAAAGATATTTTCGATGATACCCGCGCCATCTGTGAGCCTGCCGGCGCTTTAGCCTTAGCTGGACTGAAGAAGTACGTTGAGCGCGAACAGTGTCGTGATCAAAATCTAGTCACCATCATGAGTGGTGCCAATATGAACTTTGATCGCCTGCGTTACATTTCTGAAGTGGCTGAAATCGGTGAAGGTCGCGAAGTCATTTTGGCGGTTACGATTCCGGAAGAGCCGGGTAGCTTTCAGCGTTTTTGCAGCTTGCTTGGTAAGCGCCCGATCACAGAATTTAATTATCGCTTCGCTGATGAAGGCAAAGCGCAGATCTATGTGGGTGTAAAAGTTGGTGCAGAAGTCGGTGCTCGTGATGCTCTGCTGGCTGAGCTGCATGGCGACGACTACCCAGTGCTTGATATTACCGATAACGAAATTGCTAAATATCATATTCGCCATATGGTCGGCGGTCATGCGCCAGCGGCAGTCACTGATGAGCGTGTCTATCGCTTTGAGTTTCCTGAGCGTCCGGGGGCTTTGCTGAATTTTTTACGCAAGTTAGGTAAGAAATTTAATATTTCGTTGTTTCATTATCGCAATCACGGGGCCGCGTTTGGTCGTGTGCTGGTGGGCTTGCAAGTTACTGACGACAAGCGCGATCAATTGCATGGCTATCTGGAAGAGCTAGGCTACGGTTATTGGGATGAAACCGAGAATACGGCGTATCAGCTATTCTTAAGGTAA
- the smrA gene encoding DNA endonuclease SmrA — protein sequence MDQDDELFLQEMQGVERIQIREKVTLRKTPLVGDAEARRQAALDETHALKRDPNHLSTTDVVRIGPHDVVGFKRPGIQDGVFRKLRLGKYDIEARLDLHRRTIEQARQEVFRFVRDCLAADIRSVLILPGKGDRSIGDPAVLKSYLAHWLEDLDDVQGYHTAQPHHGGSGAFYVLLRKSDRKKQLAREQFSKGRI from the coding sequence ATGGATCAAGACGACGAGTTATTTTTACAAGAGATGCAGGGCGTAGAGCGCATTCAAATTCGAGAGAAAGTGACTCTACGCAAAACACCATTAGTCGGCGATGCAGAGGCGCGCCGCCAAGCAGCCCTCGACGAAACTCATGCGCTGAAACGCGACCCAAATCATCTGAGTACAACAGACGTGGTTCGTATTGGCCCACATGATGTGGTCGGCTTCAAACGCCCTGGTATACAGGACGGCGTTTTTCGTAAGCTGCGTCTGGGTAAGTACGATATTGAGGCACGCTTGGATTTACATCGCCGAACCATAGAGCAAGCACGCCAAGAGGTGTTTCGATTTGTGCGCGACTGTTTGGCTGCCGATATTCGTAGCGTGCTCATATTACCGGGCAAAGGCGACCGCAGTATTGGCGATCCAGCGGTACTGAAGAGCTATTTAGCGCATTGGCTGGAAGACTTAGACGACGTCCAAGGGTATCACACAGCTCAACCTCATCATGGCGGTAGCGGCGCTTTTTATGTACTGCTACGCAAAAGTGATCGTAAGAAGCAGTTAGCTCGGGAGCAATTTAGCAAAGGGCGAATCTAG
- a CDS encoding Spy/CpxP family protein refolding chaperone, with amino-acid sequence MKNMMTRTTRTLSLFACSVLLTTTQAWGFEGKHREMDWQESLNLTDEQEERIDDIEDRYRNKFSELRTSEEKRSETRDERRQLQQAMHDEMNAVLTPEQKEQAQAQIKERHARMQASLLDRLSRDLNLSDTQRQQLAAKMASNPAPEWPGDKAQHDAQRALFNEQITAVLTDEQKVQWQVQKEKQEKKWRHHDEERFMNEEDCDEDEKAD; translated from the coding sequence ATGAAAAATATGATGACACGTACAACACGTACCTTGAGTTTGTTTGCTTGTAGCGTATTGCTAACGACAACTCAAGCTTGGGGTTTTGAGGGTAAACATCGCGAAATGGATTGGCAAGAGTCACTCAATCTAACCGATGAGCAAGAAGAGCGTATTGATGACATCGAAGACCGTTATCGCAATAAATTCAGCGAGTTGCGTACTTCGGAAGAAAAGCGCAGCGAAACACGCGACGAGCGTCGCCAGTTACAGCAAGCCATGCATGACGAAATGAACGCGGTACTAACGCCGGAGCAAAAAGAACAAGCTCAGGCGCAGATCAAAGAGCGACATGCGCGTATGCAGGCAAGTCTGTTGGATCGCCTGAGCCGTGATTTAAATCTTAGCGATACACAACGTCAGCAGTTAGCGGCGAAAATGGCCAGCAATCCTGCGCCAGAATGGCCAGGCGACAAAGCGCAGCATGATGCCCAACGGGCCCTATTTAATGAGCAAATAACCGCTGTGCTAACGGATGAACAGAAAGTTCAATGGCAAGTGCAAAAGGAAAAACAAGAGAAAAAATGGCGACATCACGATGAAGAGCGCTTCATGAATGAAGAGGATTGTGATGAGGACGAGAAAGCGGATTAA
- a CDS encoding substrate-binding periplasmic protein: MKWFTPMLCMLSINSTCQADTITLRADEWFPVNGDPQAEHRGYMIDIATKIWESHGHSVDYQIMPWERAIEETRSGQVDCIVGAYVEDAPDFVFPTSALGMDESHFFSLSKNNWKFHGINSLKQVRLGVVGGYAYDEGPLDAYIEKYENSSRVQIMKGNNALEQNIKKLISGRIDSIVESPMVMKAKLKKMGLHLDIQDVGTIGDPTPMYIACSPQNPNSKEYVEQLSAGIDELRINGELHKILSHYDIDDWEVSIVSNNK, translated from the coding sequence ATGAAGTGGTTCACCCCCATGCTGTGCATGCTCAGTATCAATAGCACCTGTCAAGCCGACACGATCACCCTCAGGGCCGATGAATGGTTCCCAGTAAATGGCGATCCGCAAGCCGAACATCGCGGCTATATGATTGATATAGCTACAAAAATCTGGGAATCTCACGGACATAGCGTCGATTACCAGATCATGCCATGGGAGCGTGCAATCGAAGAAACACGTTCTGGGCAAGTCGACTGTATTGTCGGTGCTTATGTCGAAGATGCGCCCGATTTCGTCTTCCCAACATCGGCATTGGGGATGGACGAAAGCCATTTCTTTAGCCTTAGTAAAAACAATTGGAAGTTCCACGGCATCAACTCCTTGAAGCAAGTGCGCCTAGGCGTTGTCGGCGGCTATGCCTACGATGAAGGCCCGCTTGATGCCTACATAGAAAAATATGAAAACAGCAGTCGCGTACAAATAATGAAGGGCAATAACGCCCTAGAGCAAAACATCAAAAAACTGATATCTGGGCGTATAGATTCGATTGTTGAATCACCCATGGTAATGAAAGCCAAACTCAAGAAAATGGGTCTTCATCTAGACATTCAAGACGTAGGAACCATTGGCGATCCAACCCCAATGTACATAGCCTGCTCGCCGCAAAATCCAAATTCGAAAGAGTACGTTGAGCAATTATCAGCAGGCATAGACGAGCTGAGAATAAATGGCGAACTGCACAAGATCCTCAGCCACTACGATATCGACGATTGGGAAGTATCTATTGTTAGTAACAACAAATAG
- a CDS encoding 1-acylglycerol-3-phosphate O-acyltransferase, with the protein MTDQHLADPVYCPNNANPIVLGIESPMLPALRAALLIPYFILGCTAGLLLCIVRPFHPNNTRDCAKLFSWGRYILGVRMTGLNESPVGNGQAVYLANHQDSLDVFIYPGLLPGNIAILGKKDLMYIPVFGLLFWLARNIFIDRGNKSKAWETMATVANLVNKRACALYIFPEGTRSRGKGLLPFKSGAFVLAIEAGIPVVPICYSSTHKNIDLGRWKSGRALAKYLEPISTEGMTKDDVKALAERCHALMAEGIAELDAQIARENGN; encoded by the coding sequence ATGACGGATCAGCACCTTGCTGATCCGGTCTATTGTCCCAACAATGCAAATCCTATTGTTCTAGGTATAGAGAGTCCTATGTTACCTGCGCTGCGTGCCGCTTTATTAATTCCGTATTTTATTTTGGGTTGTACTGCGGGTTTGTTGCTATGCATCGTTCGACCTTTTCATCCCAACAATACCCGCGATTGCGCTAAGTTATTTTCGTGGGGCCGCTATATTCTGGGCGTGCGAATGACAGGCTTGAATGAGTCTCCTGTGGGGAATGGTCAAGCTGTGTATTTGGCAAATCATCAAGATAGTTTGGATGTATTTATCTACCCAGGTTTATTACCCGGCAATATCGCTATTTTGGGTAAGAAGGATTTGATGTACATCCCAGTGTTTGGGCTGCTGTTTTGGTTGGCGCGGAATATATTTATCGACCGTGGCAACAAAAGCAAAGCATGGGAAACCATGGCTACCGTCGCCAACCTAGTAAATAAACGTGCTTGCGCACTGTATATTTTCCCGGAAGGAACTCGCAGTCGAGGCAAAGGTTTATTGCCATTTAAAAGTGGTGCTTTTGTTCTAGCGATTGAAGCGGGTATCCCTGTGGTGCCTATTTGTTACAGCAGCACCCATAAGAATATAGATCTTGGTCGTTGGAAATCTGGACGTGCGTTAGCTAAGTACTTAGAGCCAATCAGTACTGAAGGCATGACCAAAGACGATGTGAAAGCTTTGGCAGAGCGTTGCCATGCCCTAATGGCGGAAGGTATTGCTGAACTGGATGCCCAAATAGCACGCGAGAATGGTAACTGA
- a CDS encoding polyhydroxyalkanoate depolymerase: protein MLYKINAQIMNVMRPMHVMARQSRQMFYFPLSPLNSSWFLRTFRASMELVERLTDYYEKPEWFLDTTEIDGREVGIEYVNAVEKPYCNLVHFRRRARGLKHPKVLIMAPLSGHFATLLRGTVREFLPDHEVYITDWKNARDVPRIEGEFSFDDYVQYLMEFMAHLGPDTHVLAVCQPCVPALVAASVMSKRGDENLPKTMTLMGGPIDVRISPTEVNDYAGGKDLEWFEDNVICRVPQEFVGKGQMVYPGFIQLSGFMSMNMDNHVNKHFKFYNDLIKGDGESAEAHREFYNEYLAVMDMPAKYYLDTIRKVFIDQKLAKGTMEYRGEPIDLKDIKNMALMTIEGELDDITGRGQTSCALELCSSIPKTKKVHLEEPGVGHYGIFNGRKYRESIAPQVKAFMQKHS from the coding sequence ATGCTTTATAAAATTAACGCACAGATAATGAATGTCATGCGTCCTATGCATGTAATGGCACGACAATCGCGGCAGATGTTTTACTTTCCTTTAAGCCCGTTAAATTCATCTTGGTTTCTCCGTACATTCAGAGCATCAATGGAACTCGTTGAGCGTTTAACTGATTACTACGAAAAGCCAGAATGGTTTTTAGACACCACTGAAATCGATGGGCGAGAGGTCGGCATAGAATATGTCAATGCGGTTGAGAAACCGTATTGCAATTTAGTGCATTTCCGCCGCCGAGCGCGTGGTTTGAAACATCCTAAAGTATTGATCATGGCGCCTCTATCTGGGCACTTCGCAACCTTGTTGCGTGGTACTGTTAGAGAGTTTTTGCCGGATCATGAGGTGTACATTACCGATTGGAAAAATGCTCGCGATGTTCCGCGGATTGAGGGTGAATTTAGCTTTGATGATTATGTTCAGTATCTGATGGAGTTTATGGCTCATTTAGGTCCAGATACCCACGTATTGGCCGTTTGTCAGCCATGCGTTCCGGCTTTGGTTGCCGCCAGTGTGATGTCTAAGCGCGGAGACGAAAATTTACCTAAAACTATGACCCTAATGGGCGGCCCAATTGACGTCCGCATCAGTCCTACGGAAGTAAACGATTATGCTGGTGGTAAAGATTTAGAGTGGTTTGAAGACAATGTAATTTGCCGCGTTCCTCAGGAATTTGTTGGTAAAGGGCAGATGGTTTATCCGGGTTTTATTCAACTGTCGGGCTTTATGTCGATGAATATGGATAACCATGTCAATAAGCACTTTAAATTTTATAACGACTTAATTAAAGGTGATGGCGAGAGTGCTGAAGCGCATCGCGAATTTTATAACGAGTACTTAGCGGTGATGGATATGCCGGCTAAATATTATCTGGATACGATTCGTAAAGTGTTTATTGATCAGAAATTAGCAAAAGGCACGATGGAATATCGTGGCGAGCCGATTGACCTGAAAGATATTAAAAACATGGCGTTAATGACAATTGAAGGCGAGTTGGACGATATCACCGGCAGAGGTCAAACGTCTTGTGCCCTTGAACTTTGCAGTTCAATTCCAAAGACTAAAAAAGTGCATCTGGAAGAGCCGGGCGTCGGTCACTATGGTATTTTCAATGGTCGAAAGTACCGTGAAAGCATTGCTCCGCAAGTGAAAGCCTTCATGCAAAAGCATTCATAA